The Setaria viridis chromosome 6, Setaria_viridis_v4.0, whole genome shotgun sequence genome includes the window TTAAAAAATATCCCAATAATTAAAAAAAGCCACGCAGGGCAGCTCCCCCTCGCGACAACCCCCTACCCCGCGCGAGCCCCTCGCGATCTCCTGCGCCGCCAGCCCCCAGTACCATTTGATCCCTGCTCGGCATTTCTAGCTTGTCGGTGTGCGCGACACGCGCCCAATCGTACCGCCGCGGCGCGGTCGGCCTCCGGCACCTGAAAGGAATTATCGAATCATCCATATATCAACCTACTATGAATTTACAGCTACGGCAATTCATCGAACAGTTCGTGAGCAAAAAGGACTGAATAGGTAACGGGAAGGAGATAGCAGCTTGAAGGACTGCATACTGACCCGGAATGCGGCGTCGTTATTGCGGATGCGGAGGCAGTGGACGACGACGCCGGTGGCGCCGTCCTGGGTGATCCACTTGCGTTGGGCGTTGAGGATGCGGGTGAAGGTGGAGTGCTTGAAGGCGGGTAGCTCCTTGTAGAGCCAGGCGATCCTCGACCGCCGCCACTGCTCCGGCAGCTCCTCGATCTCGAACACCTGCAGCACGGGGGACCTCACCGCGTCCCTCTCGTGGGCCCCCGCGGCCCACGCCTCGCCCTGGAACAGGCCCGtcccgacctcctcctccacctccgcttcCTCATCCGCGTCGTCTCCATCCTCGTCGTCAGACTCCAGCACGAGGGCCTCCAGCGCTGACGCCGCCCTTGGACGCGACACGGCGAAGCGGCGTGGGGCGGCCGGTGCGTGGCCGATGGGCGCAGTGGGGCAGCCACTGCGCGGCGCCTGGTGCCCTGGTGCGCGAAAAAAAACGCGCGTGGGAAGGAGGGCGGACGGATCGGGGAAGACGCAACGACGCGAATATGTAATTTCTCTGTGCTTGCAGTGGTAATAGTTCCAAGGACCGTCGCACTCATGCGCTGGAGACCTCGTCGCACTCATAAGGACCGGCCGGAGTCTTCTCGTGCGCCCAACCACCCCATTCTTATCCAGCGTCCTCTCTCCAGAACTCTTATCCACCCCATTTTTTTCGCTGCCGGCCTCTCCACTGAGTTCTGCTGTCCGTGGAGGGAGGAGGATTAGGAGAGACGGCCATGGAGACACTGCAATGGATTGTCTCGGCCGGGACCAACATCGGCGAAGCGATCCAACTGAACAGCGAGCTGGAGCGCCTCCGAGACACCTTGCCCAAGGCTCGCGTGCTCATCTGTCGCAGCGAGTGGGGCATGTTCAAGGACAAGGAGCTGGCGAAGCTTCTCTCGCGTCTCAAGGACGCCACCTACGACGCGGAGGATCTTCTCCGCGAGCTGGATGACCAGGTGTTGCGGAAGAGGATAGAGGACGCTGACAGGAGCAGAGCAGGTCAACTCTTATCTTCCTGTCTTAATCTTGCAAAAACTTTGGTCCGCCGTAGCAAAAAGAGGATAAGGGAGGTACAAGATAGGCTTGAAAAGGTTCTGGCTGAGATCGAGTGGATGCTGAATCATATGGGTCTTATGAGTGTTGAGCTATCGCAGAACATGCCGGAGACAAGTTCGGTCATCAGCGCTCCGGAAGTTGTTGGTCGTGACGATGAACGAGAGGCTTTGATCAAGAAGCTTGGTGTGATGATTGGGCGTGAGGTCCCACGGAATAAGGTGATCAAACTATTGGGAGTGCCACTCGCTGGGAACAGAGGTGGTACTGGTAGAACTGCAATGTCTAATGGGAAGAGAGCAGCAGCAAGCAATGGTGTCGCATCTACATCCAGAGCCAAGCAACCAAAAGGAAACGGTGGCAGGGCTAGACTTGCTGAAGCTAACTGCACCAACAGTGTTTCTGTCATCTCGATTGTCGGCATTGGCGGGGTGGGGAAGACTACCCTGGCTCAGTTCATCTACAATGATCCAAGGGTGAAACACCATTTTGGTGTCATGATATGGGTATGTGTCTCAGACTTCTTTGACAAGAGAAAGATAACAAAGGAGATCATTAAATCCATCCCTGGTGAGGAATACAACTCATCGAGCAGTCTAAATGCTCTTCAAATTGAATTGGTGAAGCGGCTGAAGATGTGCCCAAAATTCCTTTTGGTGTTGGATGACATTTGGCCGAACGCTAATGCTGATTGGGAGGCGTTTTATGCACCATTGAAGTATGGTCCTGAAGGCAGCATGATCTTAGTGACTACAAGATCTCCAGTGGTTGCTACTCGTGTCACCACAAGCAACTGTAAGCCTGTCCCACTTGAAGGATTGCCTACTGGTATATTTTGGGACTTCTTCAAAAAGTGTGCATTTGGTACAAATGACCAAGAGTCATATCCTCTATTGCAAGATATTGCTCGGAGCATTTCTACTAGGTTGTGTGGGTCGCCTTTGGCAGCAAAAACACTGGGACGCTTGTTGAATCAGAGCCTGACAGAAGAACACTGGAGGGCTATCCAGAAGAGTGAACTGTGGGAGTTACAGCATGAAGAGAATGAGATATTACCAGCCCTTCAACTGAGCTATTTGTATCTCCGAGAAGAGGTTAAGAGGTGTTTTGTATTTTGCTCCATGTTTCCGAAAGATTATAGCTTTGAAAGAGATGAGATAGTTGACCTTTGGGTGGCACAGGGCTTTGTGGCGCCAGGGGGAAGCATACGTCCTGAAGATGTGGGGATTACTTACTTGGAAGAATTGAGGAACAGATTTCTTTTCCAAACTGATCCGAAGTTCCCGAATAGATACGTAATGCACGATCTGATCCATGATATGGCAGTGTCCTTTTCTATGGATGAATGCTTGGTGATGCAAGATTTAAGAAACCAGAACAAGAGCAGAATGCAGAATACAGTTCGTCACATGTCAATCGAGGTGGATGGTGAATCCTTGACCAGAATGGGAGACATTCAACATTTGAATAAATTGCACTCACTTAGGTTTGGAATCGGATTTCATGTTGAAATAACCTGGTTTAATCAACTTTCCAACATTCTATTTTTGAGCCTAAAAGGTTGCAAGCTGGTAAAGCTACCCGATAGCATATGTGAGTTGAATAGTCTTCGTTATCTTGATATATCTGATAGCAATGTGGAAGAATTACCCGGGAAACTCTGGTGCCTCTACAGCCTACAAGTTCTTGATGCAAGGGGTTCAAATCTGAAAGAAATTCATCGGGACGTAACAAAGCTAATCAACTTGCGTCAGCTAGCACTGCCACCACGAGCCTCTAAAGCCTTGTCAACGGTAAGTGGGCTTGGAAATCTGTCTTGTCTACGAAACTTGATCGAGTTTAGAGTTTCAACAGAGAACGGGCGGGGAATTGGTGAGCTGAAGTTCATGAATCAGCTCAGTGGAATGCTTTCTATCAAATCTCTTACTTATGTCGGAAGCGAGGAAGAGGCTGCTGAGGCTAGACTTGTTGAAAAGCAATACCTTAAGAATCTTATTCTACAATTTCGACCTTATTATGCTAGTTCGGCGTGCAGTGATAATGGAGTGCTTGAAGGCTTGCGTCCTCATTCAATAATCGAATTCCTTAAAGTCAATGGCTTTTGTGGTGATAGGTTTCCAAGCTGGTTTAAGCCAG containing:
- the LOC117859531 gene encoding pentatricopeptide repeat-containing protein OTP51, chloroplastic, whose amino-acid sequence is MSATRSPAHECDGPWNYYHCKHREITYSRRCVFPDPSALLPTRVFFRAPGHQAPRSGCPTAPIGHAPAAPRRFAVSRPRAASALEALVLESDDEDGDDADEEAEVEEEVGTGLFQGEAWAAGAHERDAVRSPVLQVFEIEELPEQWRRSRIAWLYKELPAFKHSTFTRILNAQRKWITQDGATGVVVHCLRIRNNDAAFRVPEADRAAAVRLGACRAHRQARNAEQGSNGTGGWRRRRSRGARAG
- the LOC117859528 gene encoding disease resistance protein RGA2 → METLQWIVSAGTNIGEAIQLNSELERLRDTLPKARVLICRSEWGMFKDKELAKLLSRLKDATYDAEDLLRELDDQVLRKRIEDADRSRAGQLLSSCLNLAKTLVRRSKKRIREVQDRLEKVLAEIEWMLNHMGLMSVELSQNMPETSSVISAPEVVGRDDEREALIKKLGVMIGREVPRNKVIKLLGVPLAGNRGGTGRTAMSNGKRAAASNGVASTSRAKQPKGNGGRARLAEANCTNSVSVISIVGIGGVGKTTLAQFIYNDPRVKHHFGVMIWVCVSDFFDKRKITKEIIKSIPGEEYNSSSSLNALQIELVKRLKMCPKFLLVLDDIWPNANADWEAFYAPLKYGPEGSMILVTTRSPVVATRVTTSNCKPVPLEGLPTGIFWDFFKKCAFGTNDQESYPLLQDIARSISTRLCGSPLAAKTLGRLLNQSLTEEHWRAIQKSELWELQHEENEILPALQLSYLYLREEVKRCFVFCSMFPKDYSFERDEIVDLWVAQGFVAPGGSIRPEDVGITYLEELRNRFLFQTDPKFPNRYVMHDLIHDMAVSFSMDECLVMQDLRNQNKSRMQNTVRHMSIEVDGESLTRMGDIQHLNKLHSLRFGIGFHVEITWFNQLSNILFLSLKGCKLVKLPDSICELNSLRYLDISDSNVEELPGKLWCLYSLQVLDARGSNLKEIHRDVTKLINLRQLALPPRASKALSTVSGLGNLSCLRNLIEFRVSTENGRGIGELKFMNQLSGMLSIKSLTYVGSEEEAAEARLVEKQYLKNLILQFRPYYASSACSDNGVLEGLRPHSIIEFLKVNGFCGDRFPSWFKPEDLPNLRGLDLGYCGHIESLSIPCFADGTQVGLRGDDGTQHAAGSISRSNGIAPFAFSRLTDLRVFHCKNLTNLNQFLTPEKLPSIKSIIIWECSSLTSIPFHSFVGFVCLRDLKIYRCEKLECPQEMVLSPSLQRLCIVDCSELERSFPACLENLTSLTLLELGRCRNIKCISLNSIGSNMLKCLVITDCPELSSIGGLQGLASIQHVKIINCPKLTEVQQPFVKRELRTKEGKELLNFIVTSVMHG